In the Mauremys mutica isolate MM-2020 ecotype Southern chromosome 13, ASM2049712v1, whole genome shotgun sequence genome, one interval contains:
- the LOC123347726 gene encoding uncharacterized protein LOC123347726: MTLSLLCSLFLLAAPSGVLSQVQLVQSGPGAVKPGETLTLSCVVSGYTITSGYSWHWVRQPPGIGLEWLGRGYYSGSTWNTNYASSFQSRITISTDSSKNQFSLQLRSLTAADTAVYYCTRDTLRLQESGPGVLKPGETLTLTCTVTGGTVTSSSYWNWIRQPPGQGLEWMGYWTGSTRYNPSLQGRITISVDSSNTKYYLRLSSLTAADTGTYYCARHTVTQSRAGTVQKGEPGETLSITCKVSGVSISSYYWSWARHWYRQVPGKAPEWLGLIFWDGDTRYAPSLQGRTSISADTARNQFSLQLRSLTAADTGTYYCARETR; this comes from the exons ATGACACTGTCACTGCTCTGCTCCCTTTTCCTACTCGCTGCCCCATCAG GTGTCctctcccaggtgcagctggtccagtccggcCCAGGAGCGGTGAAGCCCGGGGAGACCCTCACGCTGAGCTGCGTTGTCTCGGGTTACACCATCACCAGTGGTTACAGCTGGCACTGGGTCCGGCAGCCCCCAGGGATAGGGCTGGAGTGGCTGGGACGGGGATATTACAGCGGTTCCACCTGGAACACGAACTACgcctcctccttccagagccGAATCACCATCTCCACTGACTCCTCCAAGAACCAGTTCTCgctgcagctccgctcgctgacagctgcagacaccgcCGTGTATTACTGCaccagagacaca CTCCGGCTCCAGGAGTCCGGCCCGGGGGTGCTGAAGCCCGGAGAGACGCTCACACTCACCTGCACTGTCACCGGGGGCACCGTCACCAGCAGCTCCTACTGGAACTGGATACGCCAGCCCCCGGGCCAGGGGCTGGAGTGGATGGGGTACTGGACCGGGAGCACAAGGTACAACCCGTCTCTCCAAGGCCGAATCACCATCTCCGTGGATTCCTCCAACACCAAATATTATCTGCGGCTGAgctcgctgacagctgcagacaccggcacctattactgcgccagacacacagtgacacagagcagagcagggaccgTACAAAAAGGGGAA CCCGGGGAGACCCTCAGTATCACTTGTAAAGTCTCTGGAGTCTCCATCAGCAGCTACTATTGGAGCTGGGCCC GGCATTGGTATCGGCAGGTCCCAGGGAAAGCACCGGAGTGGCTGGGTCTGATATTCTGGGATGGGGACACGCGCTACGCCCCATCCCTCCAAGGCCGAACCAGCATCTCTGCAGACACCGCCAGGAACCAGTTCTCgctgcagctccgctcgctgacagctgcagacaccggcacctattactgcgccagagAGACACGGTGA